CTGCTGATTGGCGCGTTTGTCGGCGTACATGGCGGCATCAGCGGCGGCGATCAGGGAGTGCATATCCGGGGCGTCGTCGGGGAAGGTGGCGACGCCGATGCTGACGCGCAGGCGCGCCAGCGTGTGGCTGTTTACGCGCAGTTGGTGGCCGGCGACGGCCGACTGGATGCGGCCGGCGATGGTGTATGCCTGGTCGCGGCCGGTGGCGGGCAGAACGACGAAGAACTCATCGCCGGCGTGACGCGCCACGATGTCGTACTCACGCAGCGCGTGCCCGAAGATGTCGCCGATTTCGCGCAGGGCCTGGTCGCCCGCCTGGTGACCGAAGGTATCGTTGATGGTCTTGAAGTCGTCGAGGTCGAGCGCGAGCAGGGACAACGGTTGCTCCTGGCGGCGGGCGCGGCTGATTTCCTGCTCCAGCAGCATGTAGAGGCAGCGCCCGTTGGGCAGGCCGGTGAGGCTGTCGGTGAGCGCCGACTGCTTGGTGCGCTCGAACTCGCGCGCGTTCTCGATCGCCAACGACGCCTGGCGCGCGACGATGCCCAGCAGGCGCTGGTGATCCTCGGTGAAGGCGTGCTGCTGCTCGTGGTAGAGGCTGATGACGCCGACGATCTCGCGCTCGCGCATCAGCGGCACTGCCAGCATCGAGTGCAGCACGCCGCCGCTGGGCCCCGGCTGCGCCCACTCCAGGTCGCGGCCTGGATCGTCACAGCGCATGGGCATGCCGCTGGCGGCGACGCGGCCGCTCACCCCCTCGCCCAGGGGGATGCTCATGCCCGGCAGTTCCTTCTCGCGCAGGCCACGCACCAGTTCCGCCACCACCGCCTTGCTCTCCGAGTCCACCAGGAATACGATGCAGGTCGAGTAGCTGACGATGCCCTTGGTCTTGCTGGCGATCAGGCTCAAGGCCTCGGCGACGCTCAGCGTCGCGCTCATGGTCTGAACGATGTCATAGAGGGCGACCAGCTCTTCGCGCGCGCTGGCGATGGCGTCTTGGATGGAGGCCTGGTCCCCGCTCTGCGTGTCGGGGCGCAGGGAGCCGACGTCGCCGTAGATGCGCGCCAGTTCACCGCTGGCCGCAACCCGCTGGAACGCGGCGGCCACCTCGGGGTCGAAGTAGGTGCCGGCCTGGCTCGCAACGTGAGCCAGTGCGTGGTCGGACGACATCGCAGGGCGATAGGGGCGCTCGGACACGAGGGCGTCGTAAACATTGGCGACCGCGAGGATGCGCGCCCCCAGCGGGATCTCCACGCCCTGCAGCCCGTCGGGATAGCCGCTGCCGTCGAAGCACTCGTGATGGTGCTCGACGACGGGGGCCACCGCGCATGGAAACCTGATCGGCTCCAGGATGCGCTTGCCGACGCGGGTGTGGTTGTGGACCTTGCGCTCCTCTTCCTCGGTCAGGCGCTCCGGCTTGTTGAGGATGTGCTCGGGCACCGCCAGCTTGCCGATGTCGTGGAGCAGGGCGGCGATGCGCAAGGCTTCCGCCTCCGCGGGGCCGACGCGCATCTCGCGCGCGATGGCGAGGGCCGATTGCTGCACCCGCTCGATGTGCCCCTGGCTCATCCGATCCTTGGAGTTGATGGCGACGGCCAGGGTGCGAATGATGGAGCTGTTGAGCTCCTCCAGCCGGTGGGTGCGCTCCAGTTCCGTCTCAATGCGCTCCACGTGCAGCTCGCGCAGGCAGTAGAGGAGAAACAGCACCGCCAGCATCGCCATGGCGGCGAATAGCAGCAATTCCGAGGCAGTAAGCCGGGGCATGGTCAGCCAGGTTGACGCCTGCAGACCCAGGGTCAGCACGCAGGCCGCCAGCACGCCGGCGCGCACCACCCAGTCCAGGGGGTGGCGCCGGAGGCTGAGCCAGAAGTCGCCGTCTGCCACGGAGCATGAAAGGCGATTGCTCATCTTCCGTGATTAGGACTTTCCACATTTTGCGCCGCTTTTCGCTCCCGCCTCCGGGGCGGCGGCGGCCGGAGCAGCGGCTGGCCGGCCACGCCCGCGTCGCCCACGCGTGCGCCGAGGGCTTGCGGCGCGCACTCTCGCTGTGATACCATGACCGCGCCGGGGGCGGTGCAGGGGGTTGCGGACCGCCCTCAAACCCGCCGCCGGGGACGGCGGGCGACAACCTCCCGCTTCCTGACCCCGGGAGGTGCTGCGTCGGCGCCTGGCAATGACCATCCGTGAGCAGACCGAGCAACTAGAGCTGCGGATCCTCTCGCCCCGCGCCGCCCGCGCGGTCGAGTCCCGGGGCCGCGCCCGCCGTGAGGACCCGTGCCCCCTGCGCACCGACTTTCAGCGCGACCGCGACCGCATCATTCACTGCAAGTCCTTCCGCCGCTTGACCTATAAGACCCAGGTCTTCATCGCCCCCGAGCAGGACCACTACCGCACCCGCCTCACCCACACCCTGGAGGTGGCGCAGATCGCGCGCACCATCGCCCGCGCCCTGCGCCTCAACGAGGACCTGACCGAGGCCATCGCCCTCGGCCATGACCTCGGCCACACCCCCTTCGGCCACGCCGGCGAGCAGGCTTTGGATCAGGCCTACCGGCGCTTCGACCCCGACGCCCGTTTCACCCATTGGGAGCAGAGCTTGCGCGTGGTGGAGGTGCTGGAGAACGACGGCCGCGGTCTCAATCTCACCTGGGAAACCCGCGACGGCATCGCCCGCCACAGCAAGGGCCAGAGCGACCTGCCGCGGGCGGAGGCGACGACGGGGTCGGGCGCTGGCGGCGCATCTAACCCCTCTCCCTTTCAGGGAGAGGTTGGGAGAGGGTCGGCAGGCGGCGGGATGCACCCTCACTCGGCCTCTCCCTTCGAGGGAGAGGAATCAGCGGCGACCCCGCCCTCCGGCCCGCGGGCAAGCCCCGCCACCCTCGAGGGGCGGGTGGTCATGTTCGCCGACCGCATCGCCTACATCAACCACGACATAGACGACGCCCTGCGCGCGGGCATCATCGCCGCGGCCGACCTGCCCACAAACTGCATCCAGGTCCTGGGCGCGAGCCACTCCCAGCGCATCACCACCATGGTCGGCGACCTCGTGCGCCACAGCGCCGACGCGGACGACGTGACCATGGGCGACGCGGTGGCGGCGGCGACCGACGACCTCAAGGACTTCCTGTTCGCACGGGTTTACGGGGG
The window above is part of the Armatimonadota bacterium genome. Proteins encoded here:
- a CDS encoding deoxyguanosinetriphosphate triphosphohydrolase family protein yields the protein MTIREQTEQLELRILSPRAARAVESRGRARREDPCPLRTDFQRDRDRIIHCKSFRRLTYKTQVFIAPEQDHYRTRLTHTLEVAQIARTIARALRLNEDLTEAIALGHDLGHTPFGHAGEQALDQAYRRFDPDARFTHWEQSLRVVEVLENDGRGLNLTWETRDGIARHSKGQSDLPRAEATTGSGAGGASNPSPFQGEVGRGSAGGGMHPHSASPFEGEESAATPPSGPRASPATLEGRVVMFADRIAYINHDIDDALRAGIIAAADLPTNCIQVLGASHSQRITTMVGDLVRHSADADDVTMGDAVAAATDDLKDFLFARVYGGMGTGAGLRKVSEVVGNLFRYYMENPAEVPQLAVASEERTPAPDKNPPDLARRVCDYIAGMTDRYAKQQFIAYFLPEDWRAG
- a CDS encoding diguanylate cyclase, which produces MSNRLSCSVADGDFWLSLRRHPLDWVVRAGVLAACVLTLGLQASTWLTMPRLTASELLLFAAMAMLAVLFLLYCLRELHVERIETELERTHRLEELNSSIIRTLAVAINSKDRMSQGHIERVQQSALAIAREMRVGPAEAEALRIAALLHDIGKLAVPEHILNKPERLTEEEERKVHNHTRVGKRILEPIRFPCAVAPVVEHHHECFDGSGYPDGLQGVEIPLGARILAVANVYDALVSERPYRPAMSSDHALAHVASQAGTYFDPEVAAAFQRVAASGELARIYGDVGSLRPDTQSGDQASIQDAIASAREELVALYDIVQTMSATLSVAEALSLIASKTKGIVSYSTCIVFLVDSESKAVVAELVRGLREKELPGMSIPLGEGVSGRVAASGMPMRCDDPGRDLEWAQPGPSGGVLHSMLAVPLMREREIVGVISLYHEQQHAFTEDHQRLLGIVARQASLAIENAREFERTKQSALTDSLTGLPNGRCLYMLLEQEISRARRQEQPLSLLALDLDDFKTINDTFGHQAGDQALREIGDIFGHALREYDIVARHAGDEFFVVLPATGRDQAYTIAGRIQSAVAGHQLRVNSHTLARLRVSIGVATFPDDAPDMHSLIAAADAAMYADKRANQQHLDILPRRT